In Pirellula sp. SH-Sr6A, the DNA window TTTGCAAGGAGGTTTTCGGGCCTACCGTGATCTACGATGTCGAACTCAACGATTTTTTAAATTGCGACCTCTCGGATTATCCGGGGGGCATGCCCGTCAGCTAATTCTCGACGCTGATTTGGGCACGCAGCAAAAACTGGCTGGTGTGGACGGCAAAGTCTAGAGGTGCCATCGCAAGTGCAGCCCCCACATTGCCGCGCGTTTCAGTGGCATCATAAAACGTTTTTCCTGCTCGAGACTAATTGCCGGAAGGGCAATTTCGGGGGATTGCTAAGTGCATCACTGTGATGTACAACGATGCGGTCAACTGTGGGAGAAAAACGAATGCTCAGCGAAAAAAACTCGCGTCGAAAACCGTCCGTAAGGACAACCGTCAGCATTCCACGGGACAATTACTCCGAACTGGAAGTCATGGCAGAACAACAAAAGGTGTCGGTTGCCTGGGTGGTCCGTCGCGCTGTCGATGAGTACCTGCAGCGTCGGGGCCCACTGCTGCAGCAGCAAAAATGACAAGAACGCGTACGATCAACCGCGAACTGAGAAAGATCTCATCACGAAGGGATGTAACTCATGGCAAAGAGCGCCAAAATAGCCGATGAGGTAATAATTTCAATTAAACGCAAGACAAAGCGATCCTGGTTGCAGCTTCGTAGAGGGTGTGAGGACCTACTCGGGGAGGCCACTTCCCACAGCACCCGCATGGTTGGTGCATCATCCCGGTCCTTCGCAAGGAAGGTCGCGGAGGAAACCAATTGCTCTTACCAGGACATCATAAAATGGCTCGACAAGAATGAACTTGGGCTCGACTAGGCGATTCCGTCGGTATATGGAGACGAGCCAACTGCGGGGTGCCCAGAGCAATCGAGAAATACAAGACACCTACGAAAACCCATACGATTTACTAGTTGAAGGAACGTCTGGCACCAAGGACCGTTGCTAGTGTTCAAGAGTGCCGTCTTTCTCAAAGCCCAAAAAAGCAGGCTATACCGGAGACGAGAAAAGCTCATGCTGAATAGGTGATGTAGCCGGACCCTTCCAATTAAGGATAATTGCAAACACAAGACTCGGAGTTTACCGCAAATACCGGAAGGAGGTATTGTCAATTGTTGTGTTCTAGGATTTGGAGTTAGGCGGCAACCTGCAGGATTCCATTTACGAATTTCTTTTCTTCGAGCAGCGATACGATGTGCTGATGACCATCGAGTCGCCTTCATTTCTTTACAGCTGCTTCGGCAAGCTTGAACATCATCACCAAGCTCGCTTGACGCGTTCCGCTTCCCTTCGTCTTGCGATGCCCTAACCGTATCGTTGAAAAGGTGGACTCAATCGGACTGGTCGTGCGAAGGTGCTTCCAGTGCTCAGCAGGGAAGTCATAAAATACCAGGAGCTCTTCCTTGTCTTTGGAAAGACATTCCCATGCCTTCGGGTATTTCGCTTTGTACATTTCTCCGAAGCGATCAAACGCCTTGTAAGCATTCTCTCGTGTCTCTGCCATCCAAATTTCGTGGAGGGCTTCCTTGGCACGCGGCTGTGCACTTTTGGGGAGGTTGTTCAAGACGTTGCCGCTCTTGTGGAACCAGCAACGCTGCTCTCGTATCTTGGAAAACACTTTGCGTACGGCGGCCCAAAAGCCCAACGCTCCATCACCGATGGCAAGCTGCGGTTCCACCGTGAGGCCGCGGCTTTTAAGGTCGCTGAGAAGTTCCATCCAGCTTGATTCGCTTTCCCGATATCCATCCCTCACGGCAATCAGCTCCTTCTCTCCTTCCGCAGTTGCCCCCATCAAGAACAAGAGGCATTGCCTTTGATTTTCTTGGTCTTCCAATCGAACGTTGACATGGATGCCATCTGCCCAGATGTATGCGTAACGCCTTTCCGAGAGATCACGGCTGCTCCACGTTTCATACTCTTTCGACCAAGCTTTCTTCAAGCGAACGATTGTCGAGGCGTTCACCGAATCCACGGGAGCGCCCGTCAAAGATTGCAAGGCTTCCGAGAAATCGCCGGTGGCAATGCCTTTGAGGTAATGCCAGGGAATGAGCTCATCGATCGCCTTCGATCGACGAAGGTAGGGAGGAAGGATGCTGGAGGAGAATCGAACGCGATCATCTGCCTCGGGTGATTTATCGCGAACACGAGGCTGTTGGATTTCGAGAGTTCCTGCACCCGTCACCAACTCGCGGGAAGGTAAGTATCCGTTTCGGACGACTTGTCGCCTTCCCTCATCGTCGACCTTGTTCGAATGCCGTTCGAGGAACGCTTCGACCTCGTTTTCCAAAGCAGCTTGCAGCATCCGTCTCGCCCCGTCTTGGATGATTTGGTCAAGGACGCTTCTGGCGTTCTCAACAGGTCCAAACTTCAAAACTTCGTTCCCACCCACTGGTTCAGAAGCATCGAGTATCTTATTTGTCATCTCGGCATACTCCTTGTGCCCTCGTTGGGCCGCTAGTGAAACTTGACATTTACACCAGCAGGATACGCCACCTTTTTCTCAATTCACAGAACCCAACATTTGGTTATATCTCCGTCGGAACTGGGTGCCAGGACTGAAGGTTCCCATGACCAGTCATCAGGTCCTTCCACCATTTCGCGGTCGTGAGCACGCTGGAGGATTTCCAGGACCTTTGCGTCTTGACCGTTCCCTCGCGCGACTTGCTCATCGACTGGAGCATTCCATCGATCTCATCGGTTTGAAAGAGCATACACGGTGAGAGATACAAAGCGTCTTGGATCCCTTCCTCGACGAGAATCCCTTCTGCAAGGTCAAGACGCAGAAAAACTCGTTGAAGGTCAATGAATTCGTAACTCGCGAGATAGTCGACAAGCTGATGAAGAAGGCCAATCCCGTTTTGAGAGTCATCTTGGGGCTTAGTCATTACAGTGTTTTTTTAACCACGGACGACACGGAATACACGGAATAGAAACCAGGGATGGGAGTGGACTTATTTCCGTGTGTTCGGCGTGTTCCGTGGTTCTTTGATCCTAGGGGACATAAGAGAACTCGTGGTCGCCGTTCTGCAGTATCACGCAGCAGCGAACACAGCCATGGGCAGGAAGAACGCGAACCTACGCTACGAGTTGTTGCGGCTTCTGCGACGCGCCGGCGTTTCGGGTTGGCCACGATTGTTTCATTCCATGCGAGCAAGCCGGCAGGCAGAACTGCAACGAGAGTTTCCGCTGCATGTGGTTTGTAGCTGGCTCGGCAACTCGCCACGCATCGCACAGCAGAGTTACTCGCTGGTTACTGAGGATGATTTTGCGAGAGCGGCTGGAGCAAAGAAGGTGATGGCTGTAAAGCAGATTTGAATGATCATACAAATAGCTCCAAGCATTTACGAGCTGAATTAGCGTTTGGGCTATGATTCGCTTTGCACTGCTCTCTCAAGGGTCAGCTAGAAAAGTCGGCTCGAATGGAGAGAAATTGGCTTGGTTCGAAACCAGTTCAGTTGCGAATCGCACTTCAGGTCGGTAGATATTGTCGAATTCTCGGACAAAATGTCGCAGATCGCATCTTCGGCGTGACATCGCGAAACTTGCCCGCTAAACTTAGCGTGTGGAGAGTGGTCCGGCGGTTGACCTTCTAGGAAGCGTGTGAAACGCAATGTTCTTGGCTGAAAGGCAGATTGGCCCGACACGCCGTAAGTTTCTCTTATGGGTGATGGCCGCGTTATATACTTTTGCTTCGCTGCCACTTCCTTTCTGCACGACACAGCAGTCCTTTGAGTCGGCAACAGACCCAACTCCGTATCCGTGCCAGGGTGGGGCGTGTGGTTGCCGGGATGCTAAAACCTGCTGGACGAACTGTTGTTGTAGAACTCCCGAAGAGAGATCGGAGTGGGCAGCTGAAAATGGTATTGAGCCGCCGATCTACGCGATTGTCGCTAATTGGGAGGAGCACGGGAAAGATCGATTGTTGGTGCGTACAGTACAGATCGATGCGTCAGCAACGTCCTGCCCCCCCCGAAAGCGATCATGTTGCTCCGGAGCAACGGAGAAGGATTCATATTGCGGGTCGGATGCGTCTTGTGGTGACAGCGTAAGGTCCTGTTGCAAGGCTAAGCCGAATCAAAATAGAAAGGCTCTGTCGAAACAATCAAGGTGGATTGTTTTCATGGAAGCCGCTAAGTGTCGCGGATTGAGTTTCGACGTGACCAAACTTTCTGTGAGCGACATTTCTATTCCATTTGCCCTCATCGAGGATGCATCTGGTTTTGAACGGCAGCTTCCCCGCATGCAATCTTTAGCGGAAGTTCACATGGACGTCCCTCATCCACCTCCGCGTTCTAATGTCGCGTAGTCTGATTCGCTGTTGGATTCTCGCGCCGATACTCTTTCGCGTTCGGTTCGTGATGCGGACCTATATTCAGCAAATGCAGGGATAGTTTCCCTCGTTGGTTCGCCGCTATACAGCACGAGTCTAAGTGTAGAGTGTCCGGCCCGTACTGGCACGCTTTTGTATCGATTCGTCGGATCAATCTCCAACTTGAAACGGCGAACAAGCAAAAGCGTGCTTAGCACGTGCCGTTAGATCTCTCGCAAGGCTTGTGCGCATCGACATTTAACATTCTAAACATCATCCCCAACTGATCATTATGGAACAAAGATTCAAAGTTAACCTAGGCTTGCCCTTTTTTCGGGCTGTTCTTTCCGGAAGAAAGTCCAGCAAGTATCGATTTGCTTTCACCTTGGTAGAACTTCTCGTCGTCATTGCAATTATCGGCATTCTGGTCGGTCTATTGCTGCCGGCTGTCCAAGCAGCGCGCGAAGCTGCTCGTCGCATGAGTTGTTCGAACAATCTCAAGCAGATGGCTTTGGCAACGCACAATTACGAGTCGGCATTCCGTCAGTTGCCATCCCTCTACGGGATCAACTCCGGAAACGCAGGAAACTTTTCGGTGCAAGCTGCGCTCTTGCCTTTCTATGAGCAAGGAAACTTGTTTTCGCAGCTCGACTTTTCTCAGCGAATGCAAAACGGTTGTTGCCCGGGGACGTTGACTCCCGCATTTGTCGAGCCAGCTCGGACCGTCATGCCAATTCTTTCTTGCCCGAGCGACAATGGACCATCGATTTTCGAAGTTGTCACGCTGAGTGGTTCTGGACCACTCAATCAATATGCAGGCAACAACTATCACATGAATCTGGGCTCAGGGGTCGGGACCAACTACGACTCTCGATTGATGACCGACGGAATACTTTGGACCAATGCCAAAGTTCGTTTTGGTTCAATAAGTGATGGATTGAGTAATACGGCTGCCTTCGCAGAGTCGCTACGAGGACTTGCTCCCACAAATGTTTCTGCTCCCACATCGCGAAACGACAAGATTCGGACGATGGTGAATGTCGCCTGTGTCTGGCGTTCGTCGACAACTCCCCCTACCGTCGCAGGACTTGCGAATGGCTTTTTAGCACCCGACGACCCTGCGGGCTATGAAGCTCAAGTCGTTGGTATGTCTCGGGGGTACAACGGACAACGAGGGGGGGGATGGATTCACGGACGAGAGTATTACGGCGCCTACAACCACTACCTGCCACCCAATTCCGCCTGGATGGATATGAACACATGCGGTTACGGTATCTTTGGAGCGAGAAGCAATCACACCGGGGGAGTTCAAGTCGCTCGCTGCGACGGAAGCGTCAGCTTCATCTCTCAGAACTTAGATCTCCGCGCGTGGCGGGCACTTGGAACTCGGTCCGCCGGCGAAGTGTTGGCCGGTATCGATGAATAGTCAACGAATAAGAAACTTTAAAAGCACAATCAGACGACGGGAGAATGGAAATGAAAAAGTTGTTTTTGGCAGTTTGGTTGATGGTAAGTGGAGCGGTTCCTTTTGCCGGCGCGCATGATACTTGGGTCCAAAGCGGTCCGTTGGTTGCTCGCTATCAAGATGTCGTGCACATCGATTTGATGCTTGGCAATCATGGAAACAACCACCGGGATTTCAAGCTTGCGAGCAAGATTACGCTCGACCCTTGCACTCTCGAGCTGATTCAGCCGGATGGCTCCAAAATGGATCTCAAAGGCTCAGCGATCGACATGGGGTCTGCTCCGAAAGAAGGGTTTTGGAGCTCTCGATTTGTGACGAAGCAATTAGGTGTCCATCAAGTGGTCCACACGCTCGACATGTTGCACGGAACAACACGAGCGATCAAGACGGGGAAAACGTATTTTATCGCGTCGAATTCTTTCGGGTCTGTCCCCAAAGCGGGATCGGACCAGATTCAACCACTTAACAAGGGACTGGAACTCGTTCTGGAGGGATCGCTGGAGTCCATCGCGGCCAATCGCGACGTAAAGCTCCGTGTGCTTTGGCATGGCAAGCCTCTTCCTCAGGCGGACGTCGCATTCGTACCTCGAGGAGCCACATTGGCAGAAGGTAAGGACTCGACGTACGAGAAGACATCGGATGCCAACGGATTCGTTTCGTTCCGTCCAATGGAAGGGAATTATCTTCTGGCTGTCGTCCATCACGTTGCGACGGATGAAAGGGGAGAGGGATACGACAAGACCCACTACGGCGCTACGTTGGTTTTGCCGATCCCGCATGTACCACTTCAATAGAAAATGATCCATTCGGACCTTTCGTATCGGTAGTCTCTCATGAGCCGCAGTACAGTGACTGCGGCTCGCTGATGGTGATTTTTATCATTCCAAATTGACCAATCTTGTAGTGGTGCAACATGCATTTTAGATATTTTCTGATAGGTATTCTTTCGCTCTCCGGGAGCCTGCTTGGTCAGGACCCGCGCTGGCCAGCATTCCTGGGTGCTGGAAGTACTCCTCCCGAAGCTGCTCTACTGCCGATAGTATGGAGCCCCGAGCAAAGCATTGCATGGAAGATGGCGCTGAAGGGGCATGGCCAATCGAGCCCCATTTTGTGGGAAAAGAGAATCTTCGTGACGACAGTGGATGGTCCAAACAAAGAGCGACAGTTGGTCCATTGCATGAGCCTGCAAGACGGACAAATCCTTTGGACCCATGAAGTCCCAAACGAAAATCCTGTGAAAAACAGCGTCTACGTCAGTCGAGCTGCACCGACGCCCGTTGTCGATGCCGATCGCGTCGTTGTGTTCTTTGAAAGCGGCGATTGCATTGCTGTCGATCACCAGGGAGAGAATCTGTGGTCCAGGAACTTGAGCAAAGACTATGGCCCCTTCATTGCAGAGTTTGGCTTGGGCGCATCGCCTTGTCAGAATGCAGATCATGTTTTTGTTTTGATGGAGCATGATGCCCCAGGAGCGTTGGTTGCACTTTCGAAGAAAACCGGGCAAACGGTTTGGAAAGCAGAGCGTGCAGCAGGTCGATCCTGGAGTTCGCCTGCATACTTCAAGATTGACGGAATCGAACAAGTAGTCGTCAGTTCGAATGGTTCTGTGATGTCTTACGATTGTGCGACTGGAAAAGTACTTTGGGAGCTAACGGGATTGGGTGGTAATACCAATGTATCCCCCATCGACAATGGAAGCGGTCGCTTCTTGATCGGAGCATCTCCCGGTCGGCAAGGCGAAAATGCCGAATCCGCCAAGAAATCGAACGGTATGGTTCAAGTAAAGAAGGTTGATGGGGTTTGGAAGCCAGAACTGGTATGGTGGAACGACAAAGTAAGTCCTACATGGGGCTCCCCAATCATCCACCAGGACTTAGCCTATTGGGTGAATCGCGTCGGTGTGGTCCATTGTCTGGACACAAAAGATGGCGAAGTGGTTTACACCGGTCGTCTAAAACAGGCTTGCTGGGCTACCCCAATTGCTATCGACGATCGCATCTACTTCTTTGGTAAAGAAGGAATCACTACGGTAATCCAAGCCGGGCGAGCCTTCAAGATTCTTGCAGAGAACACCCTCTTCGACTTGGAAACCCTACCACCAGAGACAACCACCCTTGGCGAGGAAGGCACAGAGGAACGTCGCCGGGCAGCCGCGATGCTCAGCGGTCCGACCCTCTATGGTTCCGCCCTCGCAGGCTCGACGATGATCGCTAGGATTGGTAATCAAGTCTTCGCGATGCGAAGCGAATGATGGAAGGATAGGCATTCTATACAGGGTGCTGTTACGCTTGTTGCGACGAGCCGGTGTTTCGGGCTGGCTACGATTGTTCCATTCGATGCGGGTCAGCCGACAGACGGAACTGCAACGCGAGTTTCCTTTACATGTGGTTTGCTCTTGGTTGGGTAACTCGCCTCGGATTACTCAACAGAGCTACACTTGTTGGTTACCGAGGATGATTTTGCTAGAGCCGCTGGCGTGGCGAAGGTGATGGTGAAGGGGTGAAAAGAAAGATGGTGATGGAAACGCATAGCTATGAACTCTTTGAACCGCAGTTGCGGACCGGCTCTGCTGCAGCGACTGATTCGGATTGGACCATCTCGGCTGAAATATGAACCATTGGTCCATCTTGCTGCAGTTGAAAACCCATTCTGAGATTGTTGCTGATGGCCTGCTTGGTTTCAAACTCTGCGAGGACCAGTTCTGGGAACGGATCGGCTGCATCCGCTGGCCTGTACCGAACGAGCTTAGCCTCGGAAAGAGGAATGTTTTCATGCTTCCACCGCAGTCTCAGGGGTAACGAGATTGATTTGACCTGACGGTTACCTTTTTGGGTTAAGAGCAGCAATTTGTCGGACGGGATGATGTTGACCTTAAAGAAATGGTCCTTGTTATCACAGGGCACTTGATAGAAGATTTTCATCTGATCATCAGCGCGAAGCCAGATGTCATTGAGTGACAACGGCTCGTCACCTGGTCCACGGAAGATGCGATGGGCGGATAGTAAATCTGACCCCACGTTTGGGAACGTCGTCTCCGATGGCTCATCGCCTTGCTCGGCCAAGAAGACAATATCTGGAGGTCCGGTAAGCTCGCAGTCTTTGAAAACGTGAACCATGCCTATTAACGGCATCCAGCTCTTAATGTCCTCCTCTGTGATCTCGTCAAGAATGCGTAGATCAATTGCGTTCTCACAGGCGATACGTCTGGCTTCCGATGAGAATCCCGATGCAGCCACAGCAATGGTTTTTGCCGCACCGATGTTCTTTTTCTTCGCCGCAAGTTGTTCGATCCAAGTTACATCTTGCACTGAAACGCGGTCACGGCACTCTACCGTCAAAAGGATTTCCGCACTGCCGACCCGAGTGCGGATTGACACGTCTACCTCTCGGGACGTACCAGTTGTAATGCAAGGAATGACGTCAGGTGACTTGACGGTCACGTGTTCGCCAGCCAGTGCATGCTCGATGCGGCTAACCAGCTTTTCGAAGCTTCGCCAAGCAGGCGTTGTCATTCAGCATCTCCACGCAATAGCCGTCTCTGGCTCGGATTGATTTTCGATAGATGGGCCTACCTGAAGTCTGCAACAATGCAGCCAATTAACCAAGACAGCAAAAAGTTAGGTTTAACGATACCGGAAGACCACGAGCGTGCCAACTTTTAGATCGGGTGATAGGCTGTGCGTTCTATTCTCACCGCCACTGCAGTTCAAAACATTGATCCCCTAGTTCGAATCCTGCACCACCACTATGAAACCACGAGTTATCCCTGGGAAAGCGGAAGTTTTGAGACGACTCTGGCGACTCACAAGGCGACTCACCAAAGGGCAAGGCAGCGAACAAGACGACGCAGCACCTGCAGGCATGGATCGGCACGGAAGCCAAAGGAGCTACCTAGAAATCCAAAAAACCCTGGGGATATGCTCCGACGAGAAAGTGGAGCAGTAGATAGGAGATCGATGCGAAA includes these proteins:
- a CDS encoding ribbon-helix-helix domain-containing protein, coding for MLSEKNSRRKPSVRTTVSIPRDNYSELEVMAEQQKVSVAWVVRRAVDEYLQRRGPLLQQQK
- a CDS encoding DUF1559 domain-containing protein; its protein translation is MEQRFKVNLGLPFFRAVLSGRKSSKYRFAFTLVELLVVIAIIGILVGLLLPAVQAAREAARRMSCSNNLKQMALATHNYESAFRQLPSLYGINSGNAGNFSVQAALLPFYEQGNLFSQLDFSQRMQNGCCPGTLTPAFVEPARTVMPILSCPSDNGPSIFEVVTLSGSGPLNQYAGNNYHMNLGSGVGTNYDSRLMTDGILWTNAKVRFGSISDGLSNTAAFAESLRGLAPTNVSAPTSRNDKIRTMVNVACVWRSSTTPPTVAGLANGFLAPDDPAGYEAQVVGMSRGYNGQRGGGWIHGREYYGAYNHYLPPNSAWMDMNTCGYGIFGARSNHTGGVQVARCDGSVSFISQNLDLRAWRALGTRSAGEVLAGIDE
- a CDS encoding DUF4198 domain-containing protein, which codes for MKKLFLAVWLMVSGAVPFAGAHDTWVQSGPLVARYQDVVHIDLMLGNHGNNHRDFKLASKITLDPCTLELIQPDGSKMDLKGSAIDMGSAPKEGFWSSRFVTKQLGVHQVVHTLDMLHGTTRAIKTGKTYFIASNSFGSVPKAGSDQIQPLNKGLELVLEGSLESIAANRDVKLRVLWHGKPLPQADVAFVPRGATLAEGKDSTYEKTSDANGFVSFRPMEGNYLLAVVHHVATDERGEGYDKTHYGATLVLPIPHVPLQ
- a CDS encoding PQQ-binding-like beta-propeller repeat protein, translating into MHFRYFLIGILSLSGSLLGQDPRWPAFLGAGSTPPEAALLPIVWSPEQSIAWKMALKGHGQSSPILWEKRIFVTTVDGPNKERQLVHCMSLQDGQILWTHEVPNENPVKNSVYVSRAAPTPVVDADRVVVFFESGDCIAVDHQGENLWSRNLSKDYGPFIAEFGLGASPCQNADHVFVLMEHDAPGALVALSKKTGQTVWKAERAAGRSWSSPAYFKIDGIEQVVVSSNGSVMSYDCATGKVLWELTGLGGNTNVSPIDNGSGRFLIGASPGRQGENAESAKKSNGMVQVKKVDGVWKPELVWWNDKVSPTWGSPIIHQDLAYWVNRVGVVHCLDTKDGEVVYTGRLKQACWATPIAIDDRIYFFGKEGITTVIQAGRAFKILAENTLFDLETLPPETTTLGEEGTEERRRAAAMLSGPTLYGSALAGSTMIARIGNQVFAMRSE